The following proteins are encoded in a genomic region of Palaemon carinicauda isolate YSFRI2023 chromosome 19, ASM3689809v2, whole genome shotgun sequence:
- the LOC137658329 gene encoding cuticle protein AMP4-like, producing the protein MKTATFFALLAVALAAPRPENLEAAGGVAPLPIAIVRQVQVNPDALGAHSSDFESANGIVFQFSGSEGVLGGANMIGSYSYPQADGTLASVSFVADENGFQPQSSLLPVAPAFPHPIPQFVLDQIEFARLEDERRAKEGAIQA; encoded by the exons ATGAAGACT gcCACCTTTTTCGCTCTGTTGGCTGTAGCCCTAGCTGCCCCTAGGCCTGAGAATCTAGAGGCAGCAGGAGGGGTTGCCCCACTTCCAATTGCCATCGTCCGACAAGTACAGGTCAATCCAGATGCCCTCGGAGCCCACAGCTCCGACTTCGAATCCGCTAATGGAATCGTCTTCCAGTTCTCTGGATCCGAGGGAGTCCTCGGTGGAGCCAACATGATTGGATCTTACAG TTATCCTCAAGCCGACGGAACCTTAGCTTCAGTCTCCTTCGTGGCCGACGAGAACGGATTCCAGCCCCAGTCCTCGTTGTTGCCAGTGGCTCCAGCCTTCCCCCACCCAATCccacagttcgtcctcgaccagatcgagtTCGCCCGTCTCGAGGACGAGCGCAGAGCGAAAGAGGGAGCAATCCAGGCCTAA
- the LOC137659251 gene encoding serine-aspartate repeat-containing protein I-like, with amino-acid sequence MRLIITLILACTAVARDHGHHDRPALSPRTTNAAAAAERAAIAERVANAERAANAERVAKAERAALAERFANAERAAIVERVANAERAAIAERVAGAERFAHAERLAHADRLAHAERLAHAERLAHSDRIAHPERVPHSERPQHSNRISHSPTPKHSEHHLHSENAAHLDRLLHAGERPAHSDHEPQLEKFLHSDRPHHPTGKPIAILSSHQIPTDEFGSHSSAFEAENGIQFEFSGSQGISGGANMIGSYSYPMEDGTMATFNFVADENGYQPQSDLLPVAPAFPHPIPEFVLEQIEFARLEDERKILEGHRN; translated from the exons ATGAGACTG ATCATTACCCTCATTTTGGCATGCACTGCAGTGGCCAGAGATCATGGCCATCATGATAGACCGGCACTATCACCAAGAACTACCAATGCTGCGGCTGCAGCCGAAAGAGCAGCGATCGCGGAAAGGGTTGCCAATGCTGAGAGAGCAGCAAATGCCGAGAGAGTTGCCAAGGCCGAGAGAGCAGCACTTGCCGAGAGGTTTGCCAATGCCGAAAGAGCCGCGATAGTTGAACGTGTTGCTAATGCCGAGAGAGCAGCCATCGCCGAGAGAGTAGCCGGTGCCGAGAGGTTTGCTCATGCCGAGAGACTAGCCCATGCGGATAGGCTAGCCCACGCCGAAAGGCTAGCCCATGCAGAGAGGCTTGCTCACTCGGACAGAATTGCTCATCCAGAGAGGGTTCCCCATTCTGAAAGGCCTCAGCATTCTAACCGCATTAGTCATTCACCTACACCTAAGCATTCTGAACACCACTTGCACTCAGAAAATGCAGCTCATTTGGACAGACTCCTACACGCAGGGGAGCGGCCAGCTCACTCTGATCATGAGCCTCAACTGGAGAAGTTCTTGCACTCTGACAGGCCACACCATCCTACAGGTAAACCCATCGCCATACTCAGCAGCCACCAGATCCCAACAGACGAATTCGGATCTCACAGCTCAGCTTTCGAAGCAGAGAATGGCATCCAGTTCGAGTTCTCTGGTTCCCAGGGTATCAGCGGAGGTGCCAACATGATTGGATCCTACAG CTATCCAATGGAAGACGGGACCATGGCAACATTCAACTTCGTAGCTGATGAGAATGGATATCAACCTCAGTCCGACCTCCTACCAGTAGCTCCAGCCTTCCCACATCCCATACCAGAGTTTGTCCTTGAACAAATTGAGTTCGCCCGCCTCGAGGACGAACGAAAGATTTTAGAGGGCCACCGAAATTAA